One genomic segment of Hordeum vulgare subsp. vulgare chromosome 2H, MorexV3_pseudomolecules_assembly, whole genome shotgun sequence includes these proteins:
- the LOC123430626 gene encoding uncharacterized protein LOC123430626, translated as MASLHRAPATSLPAGHHRQGAGALLQRPCGRRSRLNAQKKPGSTRPRTGTPSGSESDNVVLKAAWYGSEVLGIAASFFRPPSPEADAGAADDGASQSQPSGRFQVAEAIKDDFARSYFVTGNLTLGAYEDDCEFADPAGSFRGLGRFKRNCTNFGSLLEKSNMKLTKWEDLEEKSIGHWRFSCVMSFPWRPILSATGYTEYYFDGESGKVCRHVENWNVPKMALLRQIFRPSKWAWEKQ; from the exons ATGGCCTCGCTGCATCGCGCTCCCGCTACTTCCCTCCCCGCCGGCCATCACCGGCAGGGCGCCGGCGCTCTCCTCCAGCGGCCATGCGGGCGCCGTTCCCGGCTGAACGCGCAGAAAAAGCCCGGTTCCACGCGCCCGCGCACCGGCACGCCCTCCGGCTCGGAGTCGGACAACGTCGTCCTCAAGGCCGCGTGGTACGGCTCCGAGGTCCTCGGCATCGCCGCGTCCTTCTTCCGGCCGCCGTCTCCGGAGGCGGACGCCGGTGCTGCAGACGACGGCGCGTCGCAGTCCCAGCCCTCTGGTCGCTTTCAGGTCGCCGAGGCCATCAAGGATGACTTCGCGCGCTCATACTTCGTTACAG GGAACCTCACGCTCGGGGCGTACGAAGACGACTGCGAGTTCGCCGACCCGGCGGGCTCGTTCAGAGGCCTGGGGCGCTTCAAGAGGAACTGCACCAACTTCGGGTCCCTGCTGGAGAAGTCCAACATGAAGCTAACAAAATGGGAGGATCTCGAG GAGAAATCGATCGGGCACTGGCGTTTCAGCTGCGTCATGTCGTTCCCGTGGAGGCCCATTCTCTCGG CAACCGGGTACACGGAGTACTACTTCGACGGTGAGTCGGGGAAGGTCTGCAG GCATGTGGAGAACTGGAACGTCCCCAAGATGGCGCTCCTGCGGCAGATATTCAGGCCCAGCAAATGGGCATGGGAGAAGCAGTAG